A single Anopheles maculipalpis chromosome 3RL, idAnoMacuDA_375_x, whole genome shotgun sequence DNA region contains:
- the LOC126565434 gene encoding uncharacterized protein C1orf50 homolog, giving the protein MKRMDLEPAAKEYQDAISKVKLVERNPAPNGTEIVSMYRTGVREANDIVTLAKEIQSADVAVTNNACAKLVMIAEQIRFLQQQAKKILEETQSAQELHHAACNFRKIPGHIYHLYKRPSGQTYFSMLSPNEWGPKGCEHEYLGSFKLEHDQTWTPVEKIEQVQENIRWAHRVLEAGLNSQRNGFLSIDDVAAADKQVES; this is encoded by the exons ATGAAAAGGATGGATCTTGAACCAGCAGCGAAGGAGTACCAGGATGCGATATCGAAAG TTAAATTGGTGGAACGCAATCCGGCCCCGAATGGCACTGAGATTGTAAGCATGTACCGGACGGGTGTGCGGGAAGCGAACGACATAGTGACCCTTGCCAAAGAGATACAGTCCGCCGACGTCGCGGTAACGAATAATGCATGCGCGAAGCTTGTTATGATCGCGGAACAGATTCGCTTTCTGCAGCAGCAAGCGAAGAAAATTCTGGAAGAAACACAATCCGCACAGGAGTTGCACCACGCGGCCTGTAATTTTCGCAAAATTCCTGGTCACATCTATCACCTGTACAAGCGACCGTCGGGCCAAACATACTTCAGTATGCTGTCCCCGAATGAATGGGGACCGAAGGGATGCGAACACGAGTACCTGGGTAGCTTTAAGCTAGAGCACGATCAAACGTGGACACCGGTGGAAAAGATCGAACAGGTGCAGGAGAACATACGGTGGGCACATCGTGTGCTGGAGGCCGGGTTGAACTCGCAAAGGAACGGTTTCCTGTCGATCGATGATGTGGCGGCAGCTGACAAGCAGGTGGAGTCTTAG